Genomic segment of Paenibacillus sp. FSL R5-0912:
GCTCCGTCCATCAGCGGCATCCGCATATCCGTGAATACGATCGCCGGCTGATGCTCCTGCATCACCCGGGTCGCTTCCTGACCATTGGTAGCCTCATATATCGCGGAGATATTATATTTGTCCCAAGGAACAAAATAACGGATGGCCTCCCGCACATGCTTCTCATCATCTACAATCAGCACCTTCATTTCCAGCCGCTCCTTTCGGTTATGTCTGCACCCTTCTTCATTTATCACTCTATAATCAATAATTCATCGCGTTAAACATTCATACTGTAACTGTCTCTCCGGGAAGATGGCTTTATTCGCCTGGCCCCTCCAGCGGAATAATCAGGGTAACCGTAACCCCTTGACCCTCTTCATTATGCAGCTGCATCTCCGCCTCGCTGCCGAACTGCAGCCGCAGGCGGGCCAGCACATTATACAGGCCGATCTCTTCGTTCTCAGGCCGGCCGCTGCTTCTAAGTCCGGCTGTAATCTCCTCCAGCCGTTCCGGGCTAATCCCCTTGCCGTTATCCTTGACGGCAAGAACCAGCCGCGACTGCCCTTCCAGCGTGCAGTCTATCCGGATGACGGCTTCGCGGATTCCGTCCGCGAAGCCGTGCTTGAAGATATTCTCCACGATCGGCTGGAGAATCATCTTGGGCAGGACCGTCTCCAGCGCTGCTTCCGCCGCATGAATCTCCAGGCGCAGATTCTCTTCGCCGAACCGCTCCGTCTGCAGAATCACATAATTCTGCACATGCTCGATTTCATCGCGCAGCGGCACCTGCGTCCGCTCCGTATTCATGGAATAGCGCATCATGCTGCCCAGGGAATAGATGAGATCATACACCTTCGGCGCATTATAGCGCAAGGACAAGCTGGCGATGGACTGCAGGGCATTGTAGAGAAAATGCGGATTGACCTGAGCCTGCAGCGCCTTCAGCTGATTCGTCTTGTTCGCCAGCTCCAGGCGGTATTCCTTAACGATCAGGTCATTGATGGTCCGGGTCATGCCGGTGATCTTGCGGGTCAGCAGGCCGAATTCATCCTCCCGTTCGGCATCCATATGCGCATCCAGCTGGCCGATCTGCACCTTCTGGGTGAAGTTGATCAGCTTCTTAATCGGCCGGGTAAAGCCGATGGAGATGAGGACCGCGCTGATTCCCCCGATCAGGAGAAACAGCAGCCCGATCCCCATATTGAACCGGGTGATGATCCTCGCATCACCATACAGATCCTCGTAAGGCACCAGCTTGATGATGCTGCCGCTGAAGAGTGGGTCCTTGATATGCTTGTACATGACAATACCCTGGAAGCCGTCCTTTTTCCAGGTGAAATGCCCGCTGTCACTGTCTTCGGGAAGACGGCTCCATCCGGTCTCAACCGTTTTACCCACCCAGTCCGGATCAGAAGTGAACAAGGCCTTTCCCTGCTCATTCAGCACATACAGACGCTCCGTGTCCGAATTGTACATCGATTTGACGATGCCCTCCAGCTCTTCAAGGCTGTAATCAATCGACAGATCGGCCAATACACTGTCGCTGGGCGTGCGGTAGATGGGAAAATGCGCAGTGAAGACCGGAACGCTCCCCGGCTTCAGATTGGGGAAGCCGGACTTCACGCCGTATTGATGATCCATATGCGTCACTTCGATGTATGGCCGGTAGGTCCCCTCGGGATGCTCCGCCTTGGCATAATCTGCATTCTCTTCCCGGCGGAACAGTCCGCCCAGCAGCAGATTGGACTGCCGGGCCGCTCTGACGTAGAGATGGATCTGGAAGGTATTCCGGTCGGAGAGGAACAGATTGTACAGCTGGGTGGAGATCACGGCGCGGGTATCCGGCACAATCGTTCCATCAGGTACATGTTCATTGCTTTTGGCGGTAAGTAGTAGGGTATAGAAAGAACTGGGAACATTAATCCCGCTGTACAGCGACATCGCCTGCTGATTCATCCCGCTGAAGTAACTGCTGAGATTCGCTTCCCCCAGCGTCAGCAGCTTCGTATTCTGCTTCACGGACTGCTCCGTAACCGACTGCTTGGTATAGAGATAGGAGAAGGTAACGGATATGCCTGACGGAATCACTGACGCCAGCAGCACTAAGGCCATCAGCCGCGTCCGGATACTGTTTCTGAACATGGGGGAACCTCCTGTAAGTTTTGCGGAAGAACCGCTTCTCTGATATAACCTTGCAGCAAAACTCGCTCCGGAAGCAACACGGCTGCAATATAATCCACTTTTCTCATCATCAAATTGAGTGTTGGCGATGGCCCGGGCTTTCTATAATGAAGCTGTGAACACGTTGAAATATTATACAAAGGAGATTCCATATGAGAAAAGCTCTGCGCTTGCAACGAGGCTGGGGACAGCAAATCGTATTTCTCGGCCCCTGTCTGCTCTTTTTCCTGACCATTGTAGTCACTCCATTCTTCCTCGGCTTCTACTACTCTTCCACCGACTGGAACGGGCTCGATCTGGACAAAGCGGTCTGGACCGGCGCGGCCAACTGGAGACGGATTTTTACGAACGACGATAAGTTCTGGGAGTCTCTGCTCTTTACGCTCCGCTTCACCGTAATCTCCGTAGTGGCCGCCAATGTACTGGCGCTGCTGCTTGCCTTCATTCTGATGACGACGCTGAAGACGAAGAAGCTGCTGCGCACCATCTTTTTCATGCCCAATGTGATCGGCGGTATTCTGCTCGGCTACATCTGGCAGTTCATCTTCACCAAAGGCTTCGCCACGATCGGCGAGCTTACCGGGATTTCGTTCTTCCAGCTGCCTTGGCTGGGTACGCCCAGCACTGGATTCTGGGGTCTGGTCATTGTATTCGTCTGGCAGACTGCCGGGTATATGATGGTCATTTATATCGCGGCGCTGGCAGGTATCCCGAAGGATCTGGTCGAAGCGGCCAAAATTGACGGCGCCCGTGCCCCGCAGCTGTTCAAGAGTGTCTATGTCCCGCTGATTATGCCGGCGATTACGATCTGCCTGTTCCTGACAACCTCTAACGCGTTCAAGATGTTCGATCTCAACCTGTCATTGACCAAAGGCGGACCGGGGACCTCGACCCAGTCACTGGCCTATAACATTTATGCGGAAGCGCTGATCAACAACCGTTATGGCCTCGGTACGGCCAAAGCGCTGCTCTTCTTCGCGGCTGTTTCACTGATCACGGTCACACAGGTCTGGCTTACCAAAAGAAAAGAGGTGTCGGCGTAATGAACAGCAGCAGATACCGGCCCAGAAACTTCGTTCTAGAGATCATCTCCATACTTCTGGCTATTATATTCTTATCCCCCTTCTACCTGGTGCTAAGCAATTCGGTTAAAGGGCTTAAGGACATCCTGATCGACGCCGCTTCCTGGCCGCAGGTGTTCCACTGGGATAATTACTCGAAGGTCTGGAATGCCATTGACTTCCCGCAAGCCTTCTTCAGCTCCCTGCAAATCACTGTCTTAAGCGTAATCTTCATTGTCCTGTTCAGTTCGATGGCCGCTTATCAGATTGTACGGAAGCCGACACGCTTCAATTCCTTCGTCTTCCTGCTGCTGGTCTCGGCGATGATCATTCCGTTCCAGTCGCTGATGTTGCAATTAGTCCGTGTGACCAGTATTCTGGAACTTCGCGGAGAATTATACGGGATCGTGGCCTGCTATCTCGGCTTCGGAATGCCGCTGTCGGTGTTTCTGTTCCACGGATTCATTAAGACAGTGCCTTTTGAGCTGGAGGAAGCGGCGCGGGTGGACGGCTCCAATCCGTACGGCGTATTCTTCAAAATTGTGTTCCCGCTGCTCATGCCGATTATTGTAACGGTCATTATCCTTAACACGCTGTGGATCTGGAATGACTATCTGCTGCCGGTGCTCGTCATCGGGGGAAATAAGGATCTGACGACCCTGCCGGTTGCAGTGACCAAGTTCTTCGGGCAGTACACCAAGAAGTGGGATCTGGCCCTTGCGGGTCTCGTGATGGCGATTACGCCTATCCTCATATTCTTCCTGTCCCTGCAGCGTTATATTGTCGAAGGTGTAACCACAGGCTCCATTAAGGGATGATCGCGAGATCCCCTTGCAACAATATCCACTTTTTCGAGCAAAATATTAAGTGTAAGTCCACTCTCATTTGGATTACGATCTAGTTGCAGGAAACACAGACCAGGGAGGTTATTCTATGAAAAGAAAGTTCGCGTTCGTTATCGCAACCGTTTGCACACTTATTATCGCAGGTTGCGGGAATAGCGGCAATACGAATTCCGCAGGCAATGGAAACGCAACCAATGCTCCTAATGCGTCAACCGAAACCACAGCACCGGAAGCAACCAAGGCACCTGCCAAGGATGTTACGATCAAAATGTTCCAGTTCAAGGTTGAAATTGCCGAGCAGCTGAACGCACTCGCCGAAGAATATGAGAAAGAAACCGGTGTGAAGGTCGAAGTGGAAACGCATGGCGGCGGTGAAGACTACGGCGCGTTGCTCAAAGCGGAGATTGCTTCCGGCTCTGAACCGGAAATTTTCAATAACGGCGGTTATACTGCCCTCGTACCTTATATGGACCGCGCCACTGATTTGAGCAATGAGCCTTGGGCCGCCAATCTGATCCCAACCGCCAAAACGCCGGCAACCGTGGACGGCAAGCTCTATGGTATGCCAATGAACGTAGAAGGCTATGGACTAATCTACAACAAGGATCTGTTCGCCAAAGCCGGCATTACGGAAGAGCCTAAGACCCTCCCGCAATTGAAAGATGCGGCAGCCAAGCTGAAATCCGCCGGCATCACACCGTTTGAAGCCACTAATGAGTGGTGGTCGATGGGGATTCACCTTGTGAACGTAGGTCTGGCCCACCAGCCTGATCCGAAGCAGTTCATTGATGATGTCAAAGCCGGTACGCAGACGATCAAAGGTAACGCCGTATTCGAGCAGTGGCTGGATCTGGTGGATGTGATCTTCGACAATGCCCAGGATAACAAGATGACTACCGACTATGCTACCCAGGTTGCGGAATTCGCATCCGGCAAAGCCGCGATGATGCTACAGGGTAACTGGACGCAAGGCGATATCGACAAAATCGATCCTGCCCTGAATCTGGGCCTCCTCCCGCTTCCGATCAGCGACGAAGAAGGCACTATCCTTGTAGGCGTACCTAACAACTATGTGGTGAACAGCAAATCCGAGCATCCGGAAGAAGCTAAAGCCTTCCTGAACTGGCTCGTCTCTTCCGAAACCGGCCAGAAGTATCTGACCAAGGAATTCAAGTTCATCCCGGCTGAAACTAACGTTGCTGCCGACGCAGCAGATATCGGCCAGGTTGCCGTTGCCGTGCAGGAGAAATCCGCTACCGCCCTCGGCTGGAACTGGGATATGTTCCCTGACGGTGTAACCCAGGGCTTCGGCGCTGCGATGCAGGAATATCTCGGCGGACAGCTTGACCGTGATAAGCTGCTGGAGAGTCTGGATAAGGCTGTGCAGGATATTGTGAAGCAATAGGAACTAATAAAAAGCAAGAGGTGCCTCAAAGCCAAAATGGCTTGGGTGCCTCTTTTTTATATTTGTTTTAGAGCAGGATTTACGTTGGCACTTTAGAGCACGCTCCGCAAACGGAACGTTGTTCCAATCGCTCTTGTATCCAGATTTTATTTATTCCCCTTTACGGTGAAAATCCGGATACAAAGGCGACCGCTCCGCTTTTCCACAATCATTCCGTCCGCTCCGCTGTTTAAGAGGGGGAGTTTCTACAATCTTAAAGACCACTTCCATCGAAATGAAAGGGATTTATCCCCTTCATTTCCCTCAAATACCCGCCCACAGCGAATTCAAAGGGATTTATCCCCTTCATTTCCTCCAAATACCCGCCTACAGCGAATTCAAAGGGATTTATCCCTTTCATTTCCTCATCCCTCGCCACTTCCCCGAATTCAGTAGCACTTCTACGCAAAAATAACAAAAGGCCCTCCCAAGCCATCGTTCATGGCTTTGGGACGACCCTTTTGAAGGAAGATTCACAGCGTAAAACATTAATGACCTTACAGCAGTTACACAAACATCTCAACAATCAGGAACAAATTTAGTGACACTACCAGAGCCGAGATAATCCAGCCGAGGAGGGTGGTGATCCGGTGGTTCACCAGCCCCTTCATGATTGTGCGGTCGCTTGTGAAGATCACGAGCGGAATGAGGGCAAAGGCAATCCCGAAGGACAAGACGACCTGGCTCATCACCAGTGCACTAGTAGCGTTAATCCCGAAGGCGATGATGGTCAGCGGTGGAATGATTGTAATCGCCCGCCGCAGGTAGAGATTGATCTTTTTATTAATGAAGCCTTGCATGACCACATCACCAGCCATTGTACCGACCGACGAGCTCGACAGACCTGCGATCAGGAGGCCGAGGCCGAAGGAGATGGCGGTAACCGGTCCTGCCAGATTGCGGAACTGCTCGAAGGCGACATCCAAATCCTCAACGACCAGACCATTCTTGAAGAACAACGCCGCAGCTACAACCACCATGGCCATATTCACGGCACCGGCAATCAGCATGGCAATCAGAATATCGATGAATTCCAGCCGGAAGATCTGTTTCTTCTCCCGCTCATCGATCCCGACGACCCGGCTCTGGGTCAGCGAGGAATGCAGATAAATCGCATGCGGCATAACCGTCGCGCCGAGAATTCCGGCAGCCAGCAGGATGCTGTCCACACCTTCGAATCTTGGAGTGAACATTCCGGCAACTACACTGCCCGCATCGGGCTTCGCCATAATGACCTGGAATGCAAAAGCCAGAACAACAATCATCACCATCCCGGCAATTCCGGCCTCCAGGGTACGGTAGCCGCGCCGCTGGAGCTCCAGAATAGCGAAAGATCCTACTGCGGTAATCAGCGCAGCGGGCAGCATCGGTATACCGAACAGCAAGTATAGTCCAAGGGCTGCCCCGATAAATTCCGCCAGGTCAGTAGCGATAATAACCAGTTCACTCTGAATCCACAGGAAGATGGACACGCCCCTCGGGAATTTCTCCCGGGCTACCTCAGGCAGATTCTTACCGGTGGCAATGCCAAGCTTGGCGGATAAGGATTGTATAAGGACAGCCATCAGATTCGAGGCAAAGATAACCCATAATAACAAATATCCGTATTTCGAGCCTGCAGTAATATTAGTGGCGAAATTGCCGGGGTCCAGATACGCTACAGAAGCGATAAAAGCCGGGCCCAAGAAAGGAAGGAGTCTCTTCAGTCCTTTGACATCTCCATTCAGCACCGATTGTGCCGAATGTTTATTAGTATGTCCTTTTAGTATAGGGGATGATTCTACTGCTGTATTTTGCTCCATCATTTTCTATCCCTCCTCTTGCCCGGAA
This window contains:
- a CDS encoding sensor histidine kinase yields the protein MFRNSIRTRLMALVLLASVIPSGISVTFSYLYTKQSVTEQSVKQNTKLLTLGEANLSSYFSGMNQQAMSLYSGINVPSSFYTLLLTAKSNEHVPDGTIVPDTRAVISTQLYNLFLSDRNTFQIHLYVRAARQSNLLLGGLFRREENADYAKAEHPEGTYRPYIEVTHMDHQYGVKSGFPNLKPGSVPVFTAHFPIYRTPSDSVLADLSIDYSLEELEGIVKSMYNSDTERLYVLNEQGKALFTSDPDWVGKTVETGWSRLPEDSDSGHFTWKKDGFQGIVMYKHIKDPLFSGSIIKLVPYEDLYGDARIITRFNMGIGLLFLLIGGISAVLISIGFTRPIKKLINFTQKVQIGQLDAHMDAEREDEFGLLTRKITGMTRTINDLIVKEYRLELANKTNQLKALQAQVNPHFLYNALQSIASLSLRYNAPKVYDLIYSLGSMMRYSMNTERTQVPLRDEIEHVQNYVILQTERFGEENLRLEIHAAEAALETVLPKMILQPIVENIFKHGFADGIREAVIRIDCTLEGQSRLVLAVKDNGKGISPERLEEITAGLRSSGRPENEEIGLYNVLARLRLQFGSEAEMQLHNEEGQGVTVTLIIPLEGPGE
- a CDS encoding carbohydrate ABC transporter permease; the encoded protein is MRKALRLQRGWGQQIVFLGPCLLFFLTIVVTPFFLGFYYSSTDWNGLDLDKAVWTGAANWRRIFTNDDKFWESLLFTLRFTVISVVAANVLALLLAFILMTTLKTKKLLRTIFFMPNVIGGILLGYIWQFIFTKGFATIGELTGISFFQLPWLGTPSTGFWGLVIVFVWQTAGYMMVIYIAALAGIPKDLVEAAKIDGARAPQLFKSVYVPLIMPAITICLFLTTSNAFKMFDLNLSLTKGGPGTSTQSLAYNIYAEALINNRYGLGTAKALLFFAAVSLITVTQVWLTKRKEVSA
- a CDS encoding carbohydrate ABC transporter permease, coding for MNSSRYRPRNFVLEIISILLAIIFLSPFYLVLSNSVKGLKDILIDAASWPQVFHWDNYSKVWNAIDFPQAFFSSLQITVLSVIFIVLFSSMAAYQIVRKPTRFNSFVFLLLVSAMIIPFQSLMLQLVRVTSILELRGELYGIVACYLGFGMPLSVFLFHGFIKTVPFELEEAARVDGSNPYGVFFKIVFPLLMPIIVTVIILNTLWIWNDYLLPVLVIGGNKDLTTLPVAVTKFFGQYTKKWDLALAGLVMAITPILIFFLSLQRYIVEGVTTGSIKG
- a CDS encoding ABC transporter substrate-binding protein, with translation MKRKFAFVIATVCTLIIAGCGNSGNTNSAGNGNATNAPNASTETTAPEATKAPAKDVTIKMFQFKVEIAEQLNALAEEYEKETGVKVEVETHGGGEDYGALLKAEIASGSEPEIFNNGGYTALVPYMDRATDLSNEPWAANLIPTAKTPATVDGKLYGMPMNVEGYGLIYNKDLFAKAGITEEPKTLPQLKDAAAKLKSAGITPFEATNEWWSMGIHLVNVGLAHQPDPKQFIDDVKAGTQTIKGNAVFEQWLDLVDVIFDNAQDNKMTTDYATQVAEFASGKAAMMLQGNWTQGDIDKIDPALNLGLLPLPISDEEGTILVGVPNNYVVNSKSEHPEEAKAFLNWLVSSETGQKYLTKEFKFIPAETNVAADAADIGQVAVAVQEKSATALGWNWDMFPDGVTQGFGAAMQEYLGGQLDRDKLLESLDKAVQDIVKQ
- a CDS encoding Nramp family divalent metal transporter, translating into MEQNTAVESSPILKGHTNKHSAQSVLNGDVKGLKRLLPFLGPAFIASVAYLDPGNFATNITAGSKYGYLLLWVIFASNLMAVLIQSLSAKLGIATGKNLPEVAREKFPRGVSIFLWIQSELVIIATDLAEFIGAALGLYLLFGIPMLPAALITAVGSFAILELQRRGYRTLEAGIAGMVMIVVLAFAFQVIMAKPDAGSVVAGMFTPRFEGVDSILLAAGILGATVMPHAIYLHSSLTQSRVVGIDEREKKQIFRLEFIDILIAMLIAGAVNMAMVVVAAALFFKNGLVVEDLDVAFEQFRNLAGPVTAISFGLGLLIAGLSSSSVGTMAGDVVMQGFINKKINLYLRRAITIIPPLTIIAFGINATSALVMSQVVLSFGIAFALIPLVIFTSDRTIMKGLVNHRITTLLGWIISALVVSLNLFLIVEMFV